The following are encoded together in the Streptomyces flavofungini genome:
- a CDS encoding ABC transporter permease gives MGSTDTTTPATSGGPGQAEGPADAHDLAGLEAGLDALDTVQTRRAPLRETLVQKVLPPITAVVLVLVVWQILVWAKVTDSYKLPAPSAVWDEVEAAWRQGTLLDYIWTSVERGLFGFLMALAIGTPLGLVVARIRFVRAAIGPILSGLQSLPSVAWVPPAVIWLGLNDSMMYAVILLGAVPSIANGLVAGVDQIPPLVLRAGRTLGARGLRNAWHIVMPAALPGYVAGLKQGWAFSWRSLMAAEIIAQSPDLGIGLGQLLEAGRTNSSMSQVFLAILLILIVGIAIDLLVFSPLERWVLRSRGLLVKS, from the coding sequence ATGGGCAGCACTGACACGACGACGCCCGCGACATCGGGCGGCCCGGGGCAGGCGGAAGGGCCGGCGGACGCGCACGACCTGGCCGGTCTGGAGGCGGGCCTGGACGCCCTGGACACGGTGCAGACGCGGCGCGCCCCGCTGCGCGAGACCCTGGTCCAGAAGGTCCTGCCGCCGATCACCGCCGTCGTCCTCGTCCTCGTGGTGTGGCAGATCCTGGTCTGGGCGAAGGTCACCGACAGCTACAAGCTGCCCGCGCCGTCGGCGGTGTGGGACGAGGTCGAGGCCGCCTGGCGACAGGGCACCCTGCTCGACTACATCTGGACGAGCGTCGAGCGCGGCCTGTTCGGCTTCCTGATGGCCCTCGCCATCGGCACCCCGCTCGGCCTGGTCGTGGCCCGGATCCGCTTCGTGCGGGCGGCCATCGGACCGATCCTGTCCGGCCTGCAGTCGCTGCCGTCGGTGGCGTGGGTGCCGCCCGCCGTGATCTGGCTGGGTCTGAACGACTCCATGATGTACGCGGTGATCCTGCTCGGCGCGGTGCCCTCCATCGCCAACGGCCTGGTCGCGGGCGTCGACCAGATCCCGCCGCTGGTCCTGCGGGCGGGCCGCACCCTCGGCGCCCGAGGCCTGCGCAACGCCTGGCACATCGTGATGCCCGCGGCACTGCCCGGCTACGTGGCGGGCCTGAAGCAGGGGTGGGCGTTCTCCTGGCGCTCCCTGATGGCCGCCGAGATCATCGCGCAATCCCCCGACCTGGGCATCGGCCTCGGCCAGCTCCTCGAAGCGGGCCGCACCAACAGCAGCATGTCCCAGGTCTTCCTCGCCATCCTGCTCATCCTGATCGTCGGCATCGCCATCGACCTGCTCGTCTTCAGTCCCCTCGAGCGGTGGGTGCTGCGCAGCCGCGGCCTGCTGGTGAAGAGCTGA
- a CDS encoding GNAT family N-acetyltransferase — MTSEPFCPELRSERLLLSAYTASDESDFIALFQDETVGRWFGEGTRSAEADRALFARLFSIVYEEERFPVWAVRHEGRYAGHAEIKPSPEPWLDGHEIVYGLSRDSWGLGLGTELARLLTDYGHRTMGLAEVHATVDALNTPSVAVLKRLGYTQGREVREDDGSTTLQFTSLAAHWPT; from the coding sequence ATGACGTCCGAGCCCTTCTGCCCCGAACTGCGGTCCGAGCGCCTGCTGCTCTCCGCCTATACCGCGTCCGACGAGTCGGACTTCATAGCGCTGTTCCAGGACGAGACCGTGGGCCGCTGGTTCGGTGAGGGGACGCGCAGCGCGGAGGCGGACCGAGCGCTGTTCGCGCGGCTGTTCAGCATCGTGTACGAGGAGGAGCGCTTCCCCGTGTGGGCGGTGCGGCACGAGGGCCGGTACGCGGGCCACGCGGAGATCAAGCCGTCGCCCGAGCCGTGGCTGGACGGACACGAGATCGTGTACGGCCTCTCCCGGGACAGCTGGGGGCTCGGCCTCGGCACGGAGCTGGCACGCCTGCTCACCGACTACGGCCACCGCACCATGGGCCTGGCCGAGGTGCACGCGACCGTCGACGCCCTGAACACGCCGTCCGTGGCCGTCCTGAAGCGGCTCGGCTACACACAGGGCCGCGAGGTCCGCGAGGACGACGGGAGCACGACGCTCCAGTTCACCTCGCTCGCGGCTCACTGGCCGACGTGA
- a CDS encoding sulfate adenylyltransferase subunit 1, whose translation MTSTIDTAAGELAGLSATTLLRFATAGSVDDGKSTLVGRLLHDSKSVLADQLEAVEHASRSRGAEGPDLALLTDGLRAEREQGITIDVAYRYFATPRRRFILADTPGHVQYTRNMVTGASTADLAVVLVDARNGVIEQTRRHAAVAALLRVPHVVLAVNKMDLVGYEETVFARIAEEFTAYAGELGVPEITAIPISALAGDNVVEPSSNMDWYGGPTVLEHLETVPVSHDLTSCHARLPVQYVIRPQTAEHPDYRGYAGQIAAGAFRVGESVTVLPSGRTSKVAGIDLLGKPVDVAWTPQSVTVLLEDDIDVSRGDLIVPSSDTPSTSQDIAATVCHVADTPLVVGQRVLLKHTTRTVKAIVKQIPSRLTLDDLSQHPNPGQLVANDIGRVLVRTAEPLALDAYADSRRTGSFLLIDPADGTTLAAGMAGEAFAKAEDAHGAPADDEGWDF comes from the coding sequence ATGACCAGCACCATCGACACCGCCGCCGGGGAACTCGCCGGTCTGTCCGCGACCACGCTGCTGCGGTTCGCCACCGCGGGCTCCGTCGACGACGGCAAGTCCACCCTCGTCGGGCGTCTCCTGCACGACTCCAAGTCGGTGCTCGCCGACCAGCTGGAGGCCGTCGAGCACGCCTCGCGCAGCCGCGGCGCCGAGGGCCCCGACCTGGCGCTGCTCACCGACGGCCTGCGGGCCGAGCGGGAGCAGGGCATCACCATCGACGTGGCGTACCGCTACTTCGCCACGCCCCGGCGCCGCTTCATCCTCGCGGACACCCCGGGCCATGTGCAGTACACCCGCAACATGGTCACGGGCGCCTCGACGGCCGACCTCGCGGTGGTCCTCGTCGACGCCCGCAACGGCGTGATCGAGCAGACCCGCAGGCACGCCGCGGTGGCGGCGCTGCTGCGCGTGCCGCACGTGGTGCTCGCCGTGAACAAGATGGACCTGGTCGGGTACGAGGAGACGGTGTTCGCGCGGATCGCGGAGGAGTTCACCGCGTACGCGGGCGAGCTGGGCGTCCCCGAGATCACCGCGATCCCGATCTCGGCGCTCGCCGGGGACAACGTGGTGGAGCCGTCCTCGAACATGGACTGGTACGGCGGCCCGACGGTCCTGGAGCACCTGGAGACCGTGCCCGTCAGCCACGACCTGACGAGCTGCCACGCGCGCCTTCCGGTGCAGTACGTGATCCGGCCGCAGACCGCCGAGCACCCGGACTACCGCGGCTACGCGGGCCAGATCGCCGCCGGCGCCTTCCGGGTCGGCGAGTCGGTCACCGTGCTGCCGTCGGGCCGGACCTCGAAGGTCGCGGGCATCGACCTGCTCGGCAAGCCCGTGGACGTGGCGTGGACCCCGCAGTCGGTGACCGTGCTCCTGGAGGACGACATCGACGTCTCACGGGGTGATCTGATCGTCCCGAGCAGTGATACGCCGTCCACCAGCCAGGACATCGCGGCGACCGTCTGCCACGTCGCCGACACCCCGCTCGTGGTGGGCCAGCGGGTGCTCCTCAAGCACACCACCCGCACGGTCAAGGCGATCGTGAAGCAGATCCCGTCCCGGCTCACCCTGGACGACCTGTCCCAGCACCCGAACCCCGGACAGCTCGTGGCCAACGACATCGGCCGGGTCCTGGTGCGCACCGCCGAACCGCTCGCGCTCGACGCGTACGCCGACTCGCGCCGCACCGGGTCCTTCCTGCTCATCGACCCGGCGGACGGCACCACGCTGGCCGCGGGCATGGCGGGCGAGGCCTTCGCCAAGGCCGAGGACGCCCACGGCGCGCCCGCGGACGACGAGGGCTGGGACTTCTGA
- the cysD gene encoding sulfate adenylyltransferase subunit CysD yields the protein MTTAASVHDGTGNSGDAEGSPASDSPYALSHLDALESEAVHIFREVAGEFERPVILFSGGKDSIVMLHLALKAFAPAPVPFALLHVDTGHNFPEVIDYRDRVVAEHGLRLHVASVQDYIDRGVLRERPDGTRNPLQTLPLTEKIQAERFDAVFGGGRRDEEKARAKERVFSLRDEFSQWDPRRQRPELWQLYNGRHAPGEHVRVFPLSNWTELDVWQYIARESIALPEIYFAHERDVFKRSGMWLTAGDWGGPKDGEHVERRLVRYRTVGDMSCTGAVDSDATTLAAVISEIAASRLTERGATRADDKLSEAAMEDRKREGYF from the coding sequence GTGACGACCGCCGCGAGTGTTCATGACGGCACCGGCAACTCCGGTGACGCCGAGGGAAGTCCGGCGAGCGACAGCCCGTACGCGCTGTCGCACCTGGACGCCCTGGAGTCCGAGGCCGTGCACATCTTCCGTGAGGTCGCGGGCGAGTTCGAGCGGCCGGTGATCCTGTTCTCCGGCGGCAAGGACTCCATCGTCATGCTGCATCTGGCGCTGAAGGCCTTCGCCCCGGCGCCGGTTCCCTTCGCGCTCCTGCACGTCGACACCGGGCACAACTTCCCCGAGGTCATCGACTACCGCGACCGGGTGGTGGCCGAGCACGGCCTGCGCCTGCACGTGGCGTCCGTGCAGGACTACATCGACCGCGGTGTGCTGCGCGAGCGCCCCGACGGCACCCGCAACCCGCTGCAGACGCTGCCGCTCACCGAGAAGATCCAGGCCGAGCGGTTCGACGCGGTCTTCGGCGGCGGACGGCGCGACGAGGAGAAGGCGCGCGCCAAGGAGCGGGTCTTCTCGCTGCGCGACGAGTTCTCGCAGTGGGACCCGCGCCGCCAGCGTCCGGAGCTGTGGCAGCTCTACAACGGCCGGCACGCGCCCGGCGAGCACGTCCGGGTGTTCCCGCTGTCCAACTGGACCGAGCTGGACGTGTGGCAGTACATCGCCCGCGAGTCCATCGCGCTGCCGGAGATCTACTTCGCGCACGAGCGGGACGTCTTCAAGCGCTCCGGCATGTGGCTGACCGCGGGCGACTGGGGCGGCCCGAAGGACGGCGAGCACGTCGAGCGGCGCCTGGTGCGCTACCGCACGGTCGGCGACATGTCCTGCACCGGCGCCGTCGACTCCGACGCGACGACGCTCGCGGCCGTGATCAGCGAGATCGCCGCGTCCCGGCTCACCGAGCGCGGCGCGACCCGCGCCGACGACAAGCTCTCCGAGGCCGCGATGGAAGACCGCAAGCGCGAGGGGTACTTCTAG
- a CDS encoding ketopantoate reductase family protein: MRYIMIGAGAIGGSVGGRLAEAGHEVVLVARGAHHEALRERGLTLRTPDGTRTHRPPVVQDPADLGELRADDVLVLAVKTQDAEAALDAWAHRPVAGGTTAAEALPLVCAQNGVESERMALRRFRHVYGMCVFLPATYVEPGTVSAAGAPATGVLHLGRYPTGADDTARRIAADLESAKLVAPVVDDVMRWKYGKLLGNLANAVEALTGPLADEGAHALVRRARAEGEAVLAAAGIEAVGEREQRAARGDRVTLEPLPGTPRGGGSSWQSLSRGTGTIEADYLNGEIVLLGRLHGVPTPVNDVLRRLANEFARRRRQAGSMAVAELVGLVEKE; encoded by the coding sequence ATGCGCTACATCATGATCGGAGCGGGGGCCATCGGCGGCAGCGTCGGCGGGCGCCTCGCCGAGGCGGGGCACGAGGTCGTCCTGGTCGCGCGCGGCGCGCACCACGAGGCGCTGCGGGAACGCGGGCTCACCCTCAGGACGCCCGACGGCACCCGCACCCACCGGCCGCCCGTCGTCCAGGACCCCGCCGACCTCGGCGAACTGCGCGCCGACGACGTGCTCGTCCTCGCCGTGAAGACCCAGGACGCCGAGGCCGCCCTCGACGCCTGGGCCCACCGTCCCGTCGCGGGCGGCACCACCGCCGCCGAGGCGCTGCCGCTGGTCTGCGCGCAGAACGGCGTCGAGAGCGAGCGGATGGCGCTGCGCCGCTTCCGCCACGTGTACGGCATGTGTGTGTTCCTGCCCGCCACCTACGTCGAGCCCGGCACCGTCTCCGCCGCGGGCGCCCCCGCCACCGGAGTGCTCCACCTCGGCCGCTACCCGACGGGCGCGGACGACACGGCCCGCCGGATCGCCGCCGACCTGGAGAGCGCCAAGCTGGTCGCGCCCGTGGTCGACGACGTGATGCGATGGAAGTACGGCAAGCTCCTGGGCAACCTCGCCAACGCCGTCGAGGCCCTCACCGGGCCCCTCGCCGACGAGGGCGCCCACGCCCTGGTGCGGCGCGCCCGCGCCGAGGGCGAGGCCGTCCTCGCCGCCGCCGGGATCGAGGCGGTCGGCGAGCGGGAGCAGCGCGCGGCGCGCGGCGACCGCGTCACCCTCGAACCGCTCCCCGGCACGCCCCGGGGCGGCGGCTCCTCCTGGCAGAGCCTCAGCCGCGGCACCGGCACCATCGAGGCCGACTACCTCAACGGCGAGATCGTGCTCCTCGGCCGCCTGCACGGCGTCCCGACCCCCGTGAACGACGTACTGCGGCGCCTCGCCAACGAGTTCGCGCGCCGGCGCAGGCAGGCGGGGTCCATGGCGGTGGCGGAGTTGGTGGGGCTGGTGGAGAAGGAGTAG
- a CDS encoding ABC transporter substrate-binding protein, with protein sequence MLAYRSSRTARRRGALGAAALPLLALTLSACGYGSESDSDDSGKAKIAANAKKIEGLDTVKIGYFPNLTHGTALVGDQEGILQQELGGTKATYAQFNAGPSAIEALNSKSVDIGWIGPSPAINGYARSQGKNLRIIGGSASGGVKLVVNPDKVKSLDDVKGKKIATPQLGNTQDVALLNWVEEKGWKVDAQSGKGDVSVVRTDNKITPDAYKSGSIDGAWVPEPTASKLVAEGGKVLLDESDLWPDKKFVITNIIVSQDFLKKHPKVVEAVLRGSVKTNRFIKENPQKAKAAANAKLKQLSGKALPDEVIDPAWKSIQFTDDPLAATLDTEADHAVKAGLLDKPDLKGIYDLRPLGKVLKAAGGPAVDDAGLGVQ encoded by the coding sequence GTGCTCGCCTACCGCTCGTCCCGCACCGCCCGCCGCCGCGGCGCACTCGGAGCCGCCGCGCTCCCCCTGCTCGCCCTGACCCTCTCCGCCTGCGGCTACGGCTCGGAGTCCGACTCCGACGACAGCGGCAAGGCCAAGATCGCCGCCAACGCGAAGAAGATCGAGGGCCTGGACACGGTGAAGATCGGGTACTTCCCGAACCTCACGCACGGCACGGCGCTCGTCGGCGACCAGGAAGGCATCCTGCAGCAGGAGCTGGGCGGCACCAAGGCGACGTACGCGCAGTTCAACGCGGGTCCCTCGGCGATCGAGGCGCTGAACTCGAAGTCCGTCGACATCGGCTGGATCGGCCCGTCCCCGGCGATCAACGGCTACGCCAGGTCCCAGGGCAAGAACCTGCGCATCATCGGCGGTTCGGCGTCCGGCGGCGTGAAGCTCGTGGTGAACCCGGACAAGGTGAAGTCCCTCGACGACGTCAAGGGCAAGAAGATCGCCACGCCGCAGCTCGGCAACACCCAGGACGTGGCGTTGCTGAACTGGGTGGAGGAGAAGGGCTGGAAGGTCGACGCCCAGAGCGGCAAGGGCGACGTCTCCGTGGTCCGCACCGACAACAAGATCACCCCGGACGCGTACAAGTCCGGCTCCATCGACGGCGCGTGGGTGCCGGAGCCGACCGCGTCCAAGCTGGTCGCCGAGGGCGGCAAGGTGCTGCTCGACGAGTCCGACCTGTGGCCGGACAAGAAGTTCGTGATCACCAACATCATCGTGTCGCAGGACTTCCTGAAGAAGCACCCGAAGGTCGTCGAGGCGGTCCTGCGGGGCTCGGTGAAGACCAATCGGTTCATCAAGGAGAACCCGCAGAAGGCGAAGGCCGCGGCCAACGCCAAGCTGAAGCAGCTCTCCGGCAAGGCGCTGCCCGACGAGGTCATCGATCCGGCGTGGAAGTCGATCCAGTTCACCGACGATCCGCTGGCCGCGACGCTCGACACCGAGGCCGACCACGCGGTGAAGGCGGGCCTGCTCGACAAGCCCGACCTGAAGGGCATCTACGACCTGAGGCCGCTCGGCAAGGTCCTGAAGGCGGCGGGCGGGCCCGCGGTCGACGACGCCGGACTCGGCGTCCAGTAG
- a CDS encoding putative leader peptide, whose translation MSRAGTALVSRRHVDLGRMSSAMCPAS comes from the coding sequence ATGTCTCGAGCTGGAACCGCCTTGGTGAGTCGACGTCACGTCGACCTCGGCCGCATGTCCAGCGCCATGTGTCCGGCGAGCTGA
- a CDS encoding ABC transporter ATP-binding protein, which translates to MATTLTKSTSAQSADAAVGEVTTLDVAARIEHVSKSFATPAGQQLVLDDITLDVARGEFVTLLGASGCGKSTLLNLTAGLDRPTAGSIATDGRPALMFQEHALFPWLTAGKNIELALRLRGVPKAERRERAEELLSLVRLGGAHGKRVHELSGGMRQRVALARALAQDSQLLLMDEPFAALDAITRDVLHDELMRVWRETGVSVLFVTHNVREAVRLAQRVVLLSSRPGRVAREWRVGIEQPRRIEDAAVAELSVEITEQLRGEIRRHGQH; encoded by the coding sequence ATGGCCACCACGCTCACCAAGTCCACGTCCGCGCAGTCCGCCGATGCCGCTGTCGGCGAGGTCACGACGCTCGACGTGGCCGCGCGCATCGAGCACGTCTCGAAGTCCTTCGCCACACCGGCGGGGCAGCAACTGGTCCTCGACGACATCACGCTCGACGTCGCGCGCGGCGAGTTCGTCACCCTCCTGGGAGCCTCCGGGTGCGGCAAGTCGACGCTGCTGAACCTCACGGCCGGGCTCGACCGGCCCACGGCGGGCAGCATCGCCACCGACGGGCGGCCCGCCCTGATGTTCCAGGAGCACGCGCTGTTCCCGTGGCTGACCGCGGGCAAGAACATCGAGCTCGCCCTCAGGCTGCGCGGCGTGCCGAAGGCCGAGCGACGGGAGAGGGCCGAGGAACTGCTCTCCCTGGTCCGCCTCGGGGGCGCCCACGGCAAGCGGGTGCACGAGCTGTCCGGCGGCATGCGCCAGCGTGTCGCGCTGGCCCGCGCCCTCGCCCAGGACAGCCAGCTCCTGCTGATGGACGAGCCGTTCGCGGCCCTCGACGCCATCACCAGGGACGTCCTGCACGACGAGCTGATGCGCGTCTGGCGGGAGACCGGCGTCTCGGTCCTGTTCGTCACGCACAACGTCCGCGAGGCGGTGCGGCTCGCCCAGCGCGTCGTGCTGCTCTCGTCGCGGCCCGGCCGGGTGGCGCGGGAGTGGCGGGTCGGCATCGAGCAGCCGCGGCGCATCGAGGACGCGGCCGTCGCGGAACTCTCCGTCGAGATCACCGAACAACTGCGTGGGGAGATCCGCCGACATGGGCAGCACTGA
- a CDS encoding nitrite/sulfite reductase produces the protein MAANPEDTATAAPRAPRRKASRHRGEGQWAVGHFTPLNGNEQFKKDDDGLNVRTRIETIYSKRGFDSIDPNDLRGRMRWWGLYTQRKPGINGGKTAILEPEELDDEYFMLRVRIDGGRLTTDQLRVIGEISQEFARGTADITDRQNIQYHWIRIEDMPEIWRRLEAVGLSTTEACGDTPRVILGSPVAGIAEDEIIDGTPAVDEIQRRIVGNPAFSNLPRKFKSAISGSPLLDVAHEINDIAFVGVVHPDLGPGFDLWVGGGLSTNPKIGQRLGAWVPLEDVPDVYEGVISIFRDYGYRRLRTRARLKFLVADWGVAKFRQVLEDEYLLRKLADGPAPAQPVRRWRDHVGVHRQRDGRFYVGFAPRVGRVDGTVLTKIADLAAAHGSGRLRTTVEQKMIVLDVAEEQVESLVEGLEALDLTVRPSSFRRGTMACTGIEFCKLAIVETKARGASLIDELERRIPDFDVPITININGCPNACARIQVADIGLKGQLVLDDDGNQVEGFQVHLGGALGLEAGFGRKVRGLKVTSAELPDYVERVLKRFQAEREDGERFATWAARASEEALS, from the coding sequence ATGGCCGCCAACCCTGAAGACACCGCGACCGCCGCCCCCCGCGCGCCCCGGCGCAAGGCGAGCCGCCACCGTGGCGAAGGCCAGTGGGCTGTCGGTCACTTCACTCCGCTCAACGGAAACGAGCAGTTCAAGAAGGACGACGACGGTCTCAATGTGCGGACACGCATTGAGACGATCTACTCGAAGCGCGGCTTCGACTCCATCGACCCGAACGACCTGCGCGGCCGGATGCGCTGGTGGGGGCTCTACACCCAGCGCAAGCCCGGGATCAACGGCGGCAAGACCGCGATCCTGGAGCCGGAGGAGCTGGACGACGAGTACTTCATGCTCCGGGTGCGGATCGACGGCGGCCGCCTCACCACCGACCAGCTGCGCGTGATCGGCGAGATCTCGCAGGAGTTCGCACGCGGCACGGCCGACATCACCGACCGGCAGAACATCCAGTACCACTGGATCCGCATCGAGGACATGCCGGAGATCTGGCGCCGCCTGGAGGCCGTGGGCCTGTCCACGACCGAGGCCTGCGGCGACACTCCGCGCGTCATCCTCGGCTCGCCCGTCGCGGGCATCGCCGAGGACGAGATCATCGACGGCACGCCCGCCGTCGACGAGATCCAGCGCCGCATCGTCGGCAACCCGGCCTTCTCGAACCTGCCCCGCAAGTTCAAGTCCGCGATCTCCGGCTCGCCGCTCCTGGACGTGGCGCACGAGATCAACGACATCGCGTTCGTCGGCGTCGTCCACCCCGACCTGGGCCCCGGCTTCGACCTGTGGGTCGGCGGCGGCCTCTCCACCAACCCCAAGATCGGCCAGCGGCTCGGCGCGTGGGTGCCCCTGGAGGACGTGCCGGACGTCTACGAGGGCGTCATCTCGATCTTCCGCGACTACGGCTACCGGCGCCTGCGCACCCGGGCCCGGCTGAAGTTCCTCGTCGCCGACTGGGGTGTGGCGAAGTTCCGCCAGGTCCTCGAGGACGAGTACCTGCTGCGCAAGCTGGCCGACGGCCCCGCCCCCGCCCAGCCGGTGCGGCGCTGGCGCGACCACGTCGGCGTGCACCGGCAGCGGGACGGCAGGTTCTACGTCGGCTTCGCCCCGCGCGTCGGCCGCGTCGACGGCACCGTACTGACGAAGATCGCCGACCTGGCCGCCGCGCACGGCTCGGGCCGTCTGCGCACCACCGTCGAGCAGAAGATGATCGTGCTCGATGTGGCCGAGGAGCAGGTCGAGTCGCTGGTCGAGGGCCTGGAGGCGCTGGACCTCACGGTGCGCCCGTCGTCGTTCCGACGCGGCACGATGGCCTGCACCGGCATCGAGTTCTGCAAGCTCGCGATCGTCGAGACCAAGGCGCGCGGCGCCTCGCTCATCGACGAACTGGAGCGCCGCATCCCGGACTTCGACGTGCCCATCACCATCAACATCAACGGCTGCCCGAACGCCTGCGCCCGCATCCAGGTCGCCGACATCGGCCTCAAGGGCCAGCTCGTCCTGGACGACGACGGCAACCAGGTCGAGGGCTTCCAGGTGCACCTGGGCGGCGCGCTCGGCCTGGAGGCCGGGTTCGGCCGCAAGGTGCGCGGCCTGAAGGTCACGTCGGCCGAGCTGCCGGACTACGTGGAGCGCGTCCTCAAGCGGTTCCAGGCCGAGCGCGAGGACGGCGAGCGGTTCGCGACCTGGGCGGCCCGCGCCTCCGAGGAGGCGCTGTCGTGA
- a CDS encoding phosphoadenylyl-sulfate reductase: MTTTQDPDTATAAELRALAEQAGRDLEDAAALDILRWAADTFGARFCVTSSMEDAVVAHLAARARPGVDVVFLDTGYHFPETIGTRDAVEAVMDVNVITLTPELTVAEQDAAYGPRLHDRDPDRCCAMRKVKPLEEGLAGYTAWATGLRRDESPTRANTPVVGWDEKRQKVKVSPIARWTQDDVDAYVTEHGVLTNPLLMDGYGSVGCAPCTRRLLDGEDARAGRWAGRAKTECGLHG, translated from the coding sequence ATGACGACAACTCAGGACCCCGACACAGCCACCGCGGCCGAGCTGCGGGCGCTCGCCGAACAGGCCGGGCGCGACCTGGAGGACGCCGCCGCGCTCGACATCCTCCGCTGGGCCGCGGATACCTTCGGCGCCCGGTTCTGTGTGACGTCGTCGATGGAGGACGCGGTGGTCGCCCACCTCGCCGCGCGCGCCAGGCCCGGTGTGGACGTGGTGTTCCTCGACACCGGGTACCACTTCCCCGAGACCATCGGCACCCGCGACGCCGTCGAGGCCGTCATGGACGTCAACGTCATCACGCTCACGCCGGAGCTGACCGTGGCCGAGCAGGACGCCGCGTACGGCCCGCGCCTGCACGACCGCGACCCGGACCGGTGCTGCGCGATGCGCAAGGTCAAGCCCCTCGAAGAGGGCCTGGCCGGGTACACCGCGTGGGCGACGGGGCTGCGCCGCGACGAGTCCCCCACCCGCGCGAACACCCCGGTCGTCGGCTGGGACGAGAAGCGGCAGAAGGTCAAGGTCTCGCCGATCGCCCGCTGGACGCAGGACGACGTGGACGCGTACGTCACCGAGCACGGCGTCCTCACCAATCCGCTGCTCATGGACGGCTACGGCTCCGTCGGCTGCGCGCCGTGCACCCGGCGCCTCCTCGACGGTGAGGACGCCCGCGCGGGGCGCTGGGCGGGGCGCGCCAAGACCGAATGCGGGCTGCACGGATGA
- a CDS encoding sirohydrochlorin chelatase encodes MRAPYRPVLLVVAHGSRDPRHAASVRALLRTVRGLRPGLRVEVGFLDFNTPSVPAVLDSLAEEGVRDVVALPLLLTRAFHAKADIPAVLREAPPGLRVRQAGVLGPSPLLLAALETRLYEAGLDPADKPTTGVVLASAGSTDPEAIAVIADIAREWRHTGWCAVRPAFASATLPRTEQAVRLLRGTPGVRRVAVAPYVLAPGFLPDRIARGAAEADVLADVLGDSPLVARLLLDRYDSCRRFAADPSHPATRTGNITAPLRAAG; translated from the coding sequence ATGCGCGCTCCGTACCGTCCCGTCCTCCTCGTCGTCGCCCACGGCAGCCGGGATCCCCGGCATGCCGCGAGCGTGCGGGCGCTGCTGCGCACCGTGCGGGGCCTGCGGCCCGGCCTCCGGGTGGAGGTGGGGTTCCTCGACTTCAACACCCCGTCGGTGCCGGCCGTCCTGGACTCGCTCGCCGAGGAAGGGGTGCGGGACGTCGTCGCCCTGCCCCTCCTGCTCACCCGCGCCTTCCACGCGAAGGCCGACATCCCGGCGGTCCTGCGGGAGGCACCGCCGGGCCTGCGGGTGCGGCAGGCGGGGGTGCTCGGTCCTTCGCCGCTGCTGCTCGCCGCCCTTGAGACACGCCTGTACGAGGCGGGGCTCGACCCCGCCGACAAGCCCACGACCGGGGTCGTCCTGGCCTCGGCGGGCTCCACCGACCCGGAGGCGATCGCAGTGATCGCTGACATCGCGCGGGAGTGGCGGCACACCGGTTGGTGCGCCGTGCGGCCTGCGTTCGCCTCCGCGACTCTTCCCCGCACGGAACAGGCGGTGCGCCTGCTGCGGGGGACGCCCGGGGTACGCCGGGTCGCCGTAGCGCCCTACGTCCTCGCCCCGGGCTTCCTGCCCGACCGGATCGCCCGGGGCGCGGCCGAGGCGGACGTCCTCGCGGACGTCCTCGGGGACTCCCCCCTGGTCGCCCGCCTCCTCCTGGACCGCTACGACTCGTGCCGCCGCTTCGCGGCGGACCCCTCCCACCCGGCCACCCGCACGGGGAACATCACGGCACCGCTACGAGCCGCGGGCTGA